In a genomic window of Corynebacterium choanae:
- a CDS encoding glycosyltransferase family 4 protein — protein sequence MSRVLVVTNDFPPSVGGIQSYVRDYLATLPAHQVLVVASTQGGLAACRTYDAQLPYPVIRIPGYPLLPTPPVARALCRIVRQYHIRTVFFGAAAPLALLAPQLRQAGVEHIVAATHGHETGWAAIPGGRQLLRRIGDTVDVVGYIAEYTRQILQPAMGEHPRYVALPSGVDTTYFRPQPNAVVATMRSQFAGGVENPLVVCVSRLVRRKGQDQLVAAWPRVLQEFPQARLAIVGQGPDFARQLRLARAVGAAHGFSVQNVTSGQQHSDLTRIVFTGRLPGDGMRDLLAAADVAAVPCRTRLGGLDVEGLGIVYLEAQACGVPVIAGQSGGAPETVTPDTGFVVDGRNIDKIADRVNTLLQDPVAARHMGKAGRRHVQQQFSWQQLGARFAETLAIGAPEQ from the coding sequence ATGTCCCGGGTTCTTGTCGTCACGAATGATTTCCCACCATCGGTGGGAGGTATTCAATCCTATGTGCGTGACTATCTCGCCACACTGCCGGCACACCAGGTGCTGGTGGTGGCTTCTACGCAAGGCGGGTTAGCCGCTTGCCGTACCTATGACGCGCAGCTGCCTTATCCGGTGATCCGGATTCCCGGCTATCCGTTACTTCCAACCCCACCTGTTGCACGTGCGCTTTGCCGTATTGTTCGCCAGTATCACATCCGCACCGTGTTTTTCGGAGCCGCCGCACCATTAGCGTTACTCGCGCCGCAGCTGCGCCAAGCAGGGGTAGAGCATATTGTGGCAGCCACACATGGGCATGAAACCGGATGGGCAGCAATTCCCGGTGGGCGCCAATTGTTGCGCCGTATCGGTGACACAGTTGATGTGGTTGGCTATATCGCCGAATACACCCGGCAGATTTTGCAGCCTGCGATGGGGGAGCATCCACGCTATGTCGCGTTGCCTTCGGGAGTAGACACCACCTATTTTCGGCCACAGCCAAATGCCGTGGTAGCGACTATGCGCAGCCAGTTCGCAGGTGGCGTAGAAAACCCGTTAGTGGTGTGTGTGTCCCGTTTGGTGCGTCGCAAGGGTCAAGATCAACTGGTGGCAGCCTGGCCGCGGGTGCTGCAGGAATTTCCGCAAGCCCGGCTAGCTATCGTGGGGCAAGGCCCAGACTTTGCCAGGCAGCTTCGCCTCGCCCGGGCTGTCGGGGCAGCCCACGGTTTTTCGGTGCAAAATGTCACCAGTGGTCAGCAGCATAGCGATTTGACACGCATCGTGTTCACTGGACGGTTACCCGGTGATGGAATGCGGGATCTGCTTGCAGCAGCCGACGTGGCAGCCGTGCCATGTCGTACGCGGCTGGGCGGGTTAGACGTAGAAGGGCTTGGCATAGTGTATTTGGAGGCACAAGCCTGCGGTGTGCCGGTGATCGCCGGGCAATCCGGTGGCGCCCCGGAGACCGTCACCCCAGATACCGGCTTTGTGGTCGATGGACGCAATATCGACAAGATCGCAGACCGGGTGAACACACTGCTACAAGACCCTGTCGCAGCCCGCCACATGGGTAAGGCTGGTCGTCGCCACGTGCAGCAGCAGTTTTCCTGGCAACAGCTTGGCGCAAGATTTGCGGAAACACTAGCAATTGGTGCACCTGAGCAGTAA